One genomic region from Halobacteriovorax vibrionivorans encodes:
- a CDS encoding ATP-dependent DNA helicase RecG, which produces MSISNNSLYTKIADLYSKPTKTLEALNKKNITTINDLLWLLPRRIVKLPDLAKFQYANIGDFFRGRGEVVSIQARPNFKARGKGRAVLLNITVTVKDDLSENFITLKWFNAYQSIQKKIESLKHFEFLGVVSVFNESLQIVNPEIFDIGKSDSETGLRITYPTIDSIKSHHIQKVFDKIPKGFWDKIPEIIPSSIRDKKGLLSRSQAFKYLHGRVPPNEWSQEEFDRAKRSIIYEEFIYDQLKIKLRKNKRDQLSREYIDISKEDIEKAKSLYPYQFTEDQTKALNDIIVDFKNSTPSMRLIQGDVGCGKTTVAVASAFLILKSGGQVALMCPTETLALQHFREIEEILGSEFNVELLVGSTKASKKKVINQKLADGDIDIVIGTHSLFQDSVSFANLELAIIDEQHKFGVEQRIKLMKKGENPHCIIMSATPIPRSLSLTKYGDLDISIIKTMPKGRKGQKTRIVTNENLKNYLSFVKTRLEMKEQVYVVVPAIEESENEDIRNLEHTFELYKKYFPDFRITPLHGRMSPDEKEEAITKFKKHEIDILIATSVIEVGINIINSTIMAILSPERFGLSSLHQMRGRVGRGDKPGFCFLVTDREVSPESMQRLQVIEKYTDGFKIAEEDLKIRGEGDLFGQEQSGVVTQKKLANIVLNQDILYEAIEDIKKYPDEFNGVLNSIEVDEKVFTTI; this is translated from the coding sequence TTGAGTATAAGTAATAACTCACTCTATACGAAGATTGCCGACCTCTATAGCAAGCCGACTAAAACACTCGAAGCGCTTAATAAGAAAAATATTACCACAATAAACGATTTGCTTTGGCTTCTGCCAAGGCGGATCGTCAAATTACCTGACCTCGCTAAGTTTCAATATGCCAATATCGGTGACTTCTTTCGAGGTCGTGGTGAAGTTGTCTCAATACAGGCCAGACCAAACTTTAAAGCACGTGGAAAAGGTCGCGCTGTTTTATTAAATATTACTGTAACTGTTAAAGATGACCTCAGTGAAAACTTTATTACCTTGAAATGGTTTAATGCATATCAATCAATCCAAAAGAAAATCGAGTCATTAAAACATTTTGAATTCCTAGGTGTTGTTTCAGTTTTTAATGAAAGTTTGCAAATCGTTAATCCTGAAATATTTGATATTGGAAAGTCTGATTCCGAAACTGGTCTTAGAATTACATATCCGACAATTGACAGTATAAAGTCACACCATATTCAAAAAGTATTTGATAAAATACCAAAAGGTTTCTGGGATAAAATACCAGAAATTATTCCAAGCTCAATTCGAGATAAAAAAGGACTACTCTCTCGTAGCCAGGCTTTTAAATATCTTCATGGAAGAGTCCCTCCAAACGAGTGGAGCCAAGAAGAATTTGATCGCGCAAAAAGATCTATCATCTATGAAGAGTTTATTTATGATCAATTGAAAATTAAACTAAGAAAAAATAAAAGAGATCAGCTAAGTCGTGAATACATCGATATTTCAAAAGAAGATATTGAAAAGGCGAAAAGCCTTTATCCGTATCAGTTTACTGAAGACCAAACAAAAGCATTGAATGATATTATAGTAGACTTTAAGAATTCAACGCCCTCGATGAGACTCATCCAAGGGGATGTAGGTTGTGGTAAGACGACCGTAGCGGTGGCCAGTGCATTTTTAATCTTAAAGTCAGGTGGCCAAGTCGCACTAATGTGTCCTACTGAAACCCTTGCTCTTCAACACTTTCGTGAAATAGAAGAAATCCTAGGCAGTGAGTTTAATGTTGAGTTATTAGTTGGAAGCACAAAGGCCAGTAAGAAAAAAGTTATCAATCAAAAACTAGCAGATGGCGATATTGATATTGTTATTGGTACACACTCTCTCTTTCAAGACAGTGTAAGCTTTGCGAATCTTGAATTAGCTATTATTGATGAACAACATAAATTCGGTGTTGAACAACGTATTAAATTAATGAAAAAAGGTGAAAATCCACATTGTATAATCATGTCTGCAACACCTATCCCGAGATCATTGAGCCTCACAAAATATGGTGACCTCGATATCTCAATCATTAAGACAATGCCAAAAGGTCGAAAAGGCCAAAAAACAAGAATCGTTACAAATGAAAACCTCAAAAATTATTTAAGCTTTGTAAAAACGAGACTTGAAATGAAAGAACAAGTCTATGTTGTTGTTCCGGCCATCGAAGAATCAGAAAATGAAGATATAAGAAACCTAGAACATACTTTTGAACTTTATAAAAAATATTTTCCAGACTTTCGAATTACTCCACTACATGGACGAATGTCACCTGATGAAAAAGAAGAGGCCATAACAAAGTTTAAAAAGCATGAAATTGATATTTTAATTGCGACATCTGTTATTGAGGTTGGAATTAATATTATCAACTCAACGATTATGGCAATCTTAAGTCCAGAACGTTTCGGATTAAGTAGCCTACACCAAATGAGGGGAAGAGTCGGACGTGGAGATAAACCAGGATTCTGCTTTCTTGTTACAGATCGTGAAGTATCACCTGAAAGTATGCAAAGACTTCAAGTCATTGAAAAGTATACCGACGGTTTTAAGATAGCTGAAGAAGACTTAAAGATTCGAGGAGAGGGCGATCTCTTTGGACAGGAACAATCCGGAGTGGTCACTCAAAAGAAATTAGCAAATATTGTTCTCAATCAAGATATTCTCTATGAGGCAATTGAGGATATTAAGAAGTATCCAGATGAGTTCAATGGAGTACTTAACTCAATTGAAGTTGACGAGAAAGTCTTTACTACAATTTAA
- the greA gene encoding transcription elongation factor GreA, whose translation MANQQPITKQGYDAIQAELDQLIKVEREELKTTIAEARELGDLKENAEYHAAKEKQGVVEGRISQLQGILASSEVIDPSNVNSNKIVFGATVTILNIDTDETVTYKIVGEPESDMKKGLISYNSPLGKALIGKEEGDEVVVRAPKGNIEYEVESIEYK comes from the coding sequence ATGGCCAATCAACAACCAATTACAAAACAAGGATACGATGCAATTCAAGCAGAACTTGATCAACTTATTAAGGTTGAAAGAGAAGAGCTAAAAACAACAATTGCAGAAGCTCGTGAACTTGGAGACCTTAAAGAAAATGCAGAATATCATGCAGCAAAAGAAAAGCAGGGTGTTGTTGAAGGTCGTATCTCTCAACTTCAAGGAATCCTTGCAAGTAGCGAAGTGATTGATCCAAGTAATGTAAATTCAAATAAAATTGTATTTGGTGCGACAGTAACAATCCTAAATATTGATACTGATGAAACTGTTACTTATAAAATTGTTGGTGAGCCAGAATCAGATATGAAGAAAGGCCTAATCTCATACAACAGTCCACTTGGTAAGGCCCTTATCGGTAAAGAAGAAGGCGATGAAGTCGTAGTTCGTGCACCAAAGGGAAATATCGAATACGAGGTGGAGTCAATTGAGTATAAGTAA
- a CDS encoding TIGR04552 family protein gives MNRPDYLKNYIFDWDVFDVVVGGRSALDSNFFVAKLDDITEVNKFLKGYGLDPDNPVARAELFGNFQEAIQFIKRYFLKDGSPDGLDLEIPTSLFTVTDISGLFLMATGNSEHTVEEQLWAEIVLKVMHTILHADKDLRSNYFNQIQTQIFDKFYRYLHRDNDNNLYLKSGEISIPLVDFETKSKKSRDSVIIKLLHKAENVAEELFDRVGVRLVTKNKLDIIKVLQFLIRNYIITPHNIKPSRSLNTIFDISLFRSKYSSLVKMALRNNLSEERFVSAVNREIDECSFENIESEHNLHSSAKYRSVQFTCRQLIKYKNPFLAEFFKLRKMAKDEDSAVAKELLGLDFSSLSRDVRFFYPFEVQVVDEASYKINSEGEASHSEYKKAQKIYAMNRVFKKLLLHKGLIQE, from the coding sequence TTTGATTGGGATGTCTTCGACGTTGTCGTTGGTGGCCGTTCTGCTCTTGATTCAAATTTCTTTGTAGCGAAGCTAGATGATATTACTGAAGTTAATAAATTCTTAAAAGGTTATGGACTCGATCCTGATAATCCTGTCGCACGTGCTGAGTTATTTGGTAACTTTCAAGAGGCGATTCAATTTATAAAGCGTTACTTCCTAAAAGATGGCAGCCCTGACGGCCTAGATCTTGAAATTCCAACATCACTTTTTACAGTTACTGATATTAGTGGTCTCTTCTTAATGGCCACAGGTAATTCTGAACATACAGTTGAAGAACAGTTATGGGCAGAGATTGTTTTAAAAGTGATGCACACAATACTTCATGCTGACAAAGATTTACGTTCAAATTACTTCAACCAAATTCAAACACAAATCTTTGATAAGTTTTATCGCTACTTACATCGTGATAACGACAACAACCTTTACTTAAAGTCCGGTGAGATTTCGATCCCACTTGTAGACTTTGAAACTAAGTCAAAGAAATCTCGTGATAGTGTTATTATCAAGTTACTTCATAAAGCAGAAAATGTTGCAGAAGAACTTTTTGATAGAGTTGGTGTAAGACTTGTTACGAAGAATAAATTAGATATTATTAAGGTTCTTCAGTTTTTAATTAGAAATTACATCATTACACCACATAATATTAAGCCTTCTCGATCTCTAAATACTATTTTTGATATCAGTTTATTTAGATCAAAATATTCAAGCTTAGTAAAAATGGCCCTTAGGAATAATCTTTCAGAGGAACGCTTTGTTTCTGCTGTAAATCGAGAAATTGATGAATGCAGCTTTGAAAATATTGAAAGTGAACATAATCTTCACTCATCTGCTAAGTATCGTTCAGTACAATTCACTTGTCGCCAATTGATCAAATACAAGAATCCTTTCCTTGCGGAGTTTTTTAAATTAAGAAAAATGGCCAAGGACGAAGACTCTGCAGTTGCTAAAGAACTATTAGGTTTAGACTTTTCATCTCTTTCTCGAGATGTACGTTTCTTTTATCCATTTGAAGTTCAGGTCGTAGATGAAGCATCTTATAAAATTAATTCAGAAGGGGAAGCATCTCATTCTGAATATAAGAAAGCTCAAAAAATCTATGCAATGAATCGAGTATTTAAAAAGCTTTTATTACATAAAGGCTTAATCCAAGAATAA
- a CDS encoding alpha/beta fold hydrolase, whose protein sequence is MNKSKFLNIDESTKIQYWTNFEPVEGEKYRDVIVFNYGLVCNIRHFEYQIDFFHNKGYKILLHDYRGHYESETKEGIETITFENIISDLNTLINHLNIETTIHVGHSMGVNVTIEYAFKYPTEVKKMILISGTIFPPQDVMFDSNLVDISEPYIKEIKDKWENQFKLIWKNAYLNPLAKFMVWRGGFNTKKTNLDFVQYYMKKLGQLSPDIFFQLLDEMREQRVIKDLEQIKTPALIIGGDKDKVIPNYLQQILHKGLANSELYIIKNGSHVPQVDFPEFINERIELFLD, encoded by the coding sequence ATGAATAAGTCTAAATTTCTAAATATTGATGAAAGTACAAAGATTCAATACTGGACAAATTTTGAACCAGTCGAAGGAGAAAAATATCGAGATGTCATAGTCTTCAATTATGGCCTTGTCTGTAATATTCGTCATTTTGAATATCAAATCGATTTCTTTCACAACAAAGGATATAAGATCCTATTGCATGATTATCGCGGTCATTACGAATCAGAGACGAAAGAAGGTATCGAAACAATTACATTCGAAAATATTATTAGTGACTTAAATACATTGATTAATCATCTAAATATTGAAACGACAATCCATGTCGGACACTCAATGGGTGTTAATGTAACAATTGAATATGCATTCAAGTACCCTACAGAAGTTAAAAAGATGATTTTAATTTCAGGAACAATCTTTCCTCCACAAGATGTTATGTTTGATTCAAATCTCGTTGATATATCAGAGCCATATATTAAAGAGATTAAAGATAAATGGGAAAACCAATTCAAACTTATTTGGAAAAATGCATATCTCAATCCTCTCGCAAAATTTATGGTTTGGCGCGGAGGATTTAACACAAAGAAAACGAATCTCGACTTCGTTCAGTACTATATGAAGAAATTAGGGCAGCTTTCACCAGATATATTCTTTCAATTACTTGATGAAATGAGAGAACAAAGAGTTATTAAGGATCTTGAACAAATTAAGACTCCAGCCCTAATAATTGGCGGAGATAAAGATAAAGTCATCCCAAATTACCTTCAACAAATTCTACACAAGGGCCTAGCTAATTCGGAATTATATATCATTAAAAATGGAAGCCATGTGCCGCAAGTAGATTTCCCAGAATTTATAAATGAGAGAATAGAATTATTCTTGGATTAA